The nucleotide window AAGAAAGAAACTCCACCACCAGCTCTGGCAGCGGTGGAAGAGAAGAAAGAGGAGGAGAAAGCAATTCCACCACCAGCAGCACCGGCGGCCGCAGAGTCATCGGAGAAAGTGACCGAAAAGGTTGCAGCAGTGGTGGAAGATGACGGTGCTAAAACCGTGGAGGAAATCAAGGAGACAATTGTTGAAGTCACAGCCGCCGCAGCACCACCAGCACCCGCGGAGGAACCAGCAGTTCCAGCAGCCGCAGAGGAGGAGAAACCAACCGAAGAACCAAAAGAAGAAATCCAACCAGAAGAAGTATCCATCTGGGGAATTCCCTTATTGGCTGACGAGAGGAGTGACGTCATCCTCCTCAAGTTCCTCAGAGCCAGAGATTTTAAGGTGAAGGAAGCTTTTGCCATGTTAAAAAGTGTCGTGGCATGGCGAAAAGAGTTCAAGATTGATGAACTTTTGGAAGAAGATCTGTCGGGATTAGGACTAGAGAAAGTTGTGTACAATCATGGGGTTGACAAAGAAGGACATCCAGTGTGTTACAATGCATTTGCGGCATTTCAGGATAATGAATTGTACCAAAATACTTTTGCTGATAAGGAGAAGATGAACAAGTTCCTCAGATGGAGAATTCAGTTTATGGAGAAGTCTATTAGGAACCTTGATTTTAGCCCTGATGGCATATGCACTTTTGTTCAGGTTATTGATCTCAAGAATTCACCTGGACTTTACTTTTTCAAGAAAGAGCTTCGACAGGCTACAAACCGTGCCCTTCAATTACTCCAGGACAATTACCCTGAATTTGTTGCCAAGCAGGTAATGCTCCTTTTCTCTAAAGTTCATGTTTTTTACTTGTTTTAATGTGTATCCTATGAAGTTGCACCTTGGAGCAActtgtctccgtgtgacctacgggtcacgggttcgagccgtggtaGGCTATCTACATCACACCCCAAGGTGCGGCTCTTTACTGGACCCTGCATAAACGCACGATGCCTTGTATACCAGACTGCCGTAGTGTGTATTTtatgattcttatggtgagattTTTGGTTCTAGTTTAGTAGATTGTTTGTATAAATACTGACAAAAGTATGGTTTTTCTATGACATATCTGATAATATTTGGTAGTTGGTGGTTAGAAGACACCCCTGTCTAACcccaaaagggaaaaaaaaggaCAATCTTTAGTTTGTTTTTTTTCCCTTTTAGAGTTCTGAATTGTTATAGAATGGTACTTAACTGGATTCTTGGTGTTGATGGGTGAATGAAGGTGTTCATCAATGTGCCATGGTGGTATCCAGCTTACTACAGAATGATTAATGCACTTTTCACTACAAGGACCAAGAGCAAGTTTGTCTTTGCTGGCCCTTCAAGATCTGCTGAGACTCTCTTCAAGTTAGTATACTAACTTCtgacttttttttcctttcctcaTATTAATTGATGATCTTCCACCTGTATTGATCTGAAATCTTCAAATATTGATGTTTGTGCTGATGAAAAAATTTCAGATATATTGTCCCTGAACAAGTGCCAGCTCAATATGGTGGACTTAGTAGGGAGGGTGAACAGGAATTCACCACTACTGAGGCTGCAACTGAGGATACCATTAAGCCTACTTCCAAACACACTATTGAATTCCCAGTTACTGAGGTAAGCTAACTGATCTTTACAAATGCCCTCAATCCCATATCTTAGTCACTATGTTAAAGTACAATTGGATTATCGcatctctaccttcacaaggtaggggtaaggtctgcgtatgcATAACTCTCCCCAGACTCCACtcgtgggattacactgggtatgttgttgttgttgttgttgactgtCAAGGGCAGCTccgtgcactaagctcccgctatgtgcggggtctgggaagggtcggaccataagggtctattgtacgcaggcttaccctgcatttctgcaagaggttgtttccacggcttgaacccgtgacctcctagtCACTTGGCAGCAACTTTACGCAggcttaccctgcatttctgcaagaggttgtttccacggcttgaacccgtgacctcctagtcacttggcagcaactttaccagttacgccaaggctcctcTCAAGAAAAGCCTAAAGTCAATATTCTGAATGCCAGTTGCAACTATTTGTATCTTCTGTTATTTCAATTCTGTGTATTCATGGTttacaataattttggaaattgcAGAAGATTACTTTGGTGTGGGAAGCTAGAGTAATAGGGTGGGATGTGTCCTATGGAGCTGAATTTGTGCCTAGTGCTGAAGGTGGATACACAATCATTGTGGAGAAATCAAGAAAGGTTGCAGCAGCAGATGAAACAGTGATTACCAACACCTATACAACAGTAGAAGCAGGGAAGATTGTGCTTACATTTGACAACCAAACATCTAAGAGGAAGAAGCTTGTCTACAGGTCCAAGACCAAGCCCTCTGATTGAGACAAACTGCAGTGGGAAATGAAGAGGGTTCTTTTGTTCTTTCATAgctatttattttaaattcattttctcatgttgatattaaaattttattttgagtgtggaatatttatatataatatttgtTGGGATTTTTTTATGGAACATTTTGGTTTGGATTGTTTTCTGCTATATATGTGGAGGAAACAACTAGGGGGGTTTGCAAATGGATGGTGAGGAAAACAATGTGGAAATTTATACAGACTGTTGGTTGTAATATTTGTTGGTTGGAATGTGGACAGGAGAACTTTGGTCACTAGCTGTTTATACATTCCTGTAAAATTTGTGTTAGATCTTATGTTGCtgtccttttctttctctttttgtgcaTGTTAGTGTTAATTAATGCCCACATTCATTTGTCATTTTGCTCATAagaattttgttcttttttctctgTCTCTATGTGAAGATGATCCCAATGGGTGATATTTTGCATGCTAGTACTTTATTtgaaatatcatacaaacttggaAACTCCT belongs to Nicotiana tabacum cultivar K326 chromosome 6, ASM71507v2, whole genome shotgun sequence and includes:
- the LOC107777688 gene encoding patellin-3, encoding MAEETKKPASETTTETTQEVVVTDVPVPEKEVSTPQPEPVPVPDTPEKSAAPAPEESTEAETDKEKDAVAESASFKEESNKVEELPNPEQKALAELKQLVQEALNKHEFTAPPPPPPAKEEEKKPDAETAEPAAAAAPEEEEKKEEPAVAAAETTAAADVPAETPAIAEPVKEEVKKETPPPAPAAVVEEKKETPPPALAAVEEKKEEEKAIPPPAAPAAAESSEKVTEKVAAVVEDDGAKTVEEIKETIVEVTAAAAPPAPAEEPAVPAAAEEEKPTEEPKEEIQPEEVSIWGIPLLADERSDVILLKFLRARDFKVKEAFAMLKSVVAWRKEFKIDELLEEDLSGLGLEKVVYNHGVDKEGHPVCYNAFAAFQDNELYQNTFADKEKMNKFLRWRIQFMEKSIRNLDFSPDGICTFVQVIDLKNSPGLYFFKKELRQATNRALQLLQDNYPEFVAKQVFINVPWWYPAYYRMINALFTTRTKSKFVFAGPSRSAETLFKYIVPEQVPAQYGGLSREGEQEFTTTEAATEDTIKPTSKHTIEFPVTEKITLVWEARVIGWDVSYGAEFVPSAEGGYTIIVEKSRKVAAADETVITNTYTTVEAGKIVLTFDNQTSKRKKLVYRSKTKPSD